A stretch of Cicer arietinum cultivar CDC Frontier isolate Library 1 chromosome 5, Cicar.CDCFrontier_v2.0, whole genome shotgun sequence DNA encodes these proteins:
- the LOC101510936 gene encoding uncharacterized protein isoform X3: protein MSGATSTASNSGQKLSIFAAKSGFVIPKNKLSGSLVPIFRGAKKDGVTSVVNEEISKQIERKSRWGPDLTQDAFVRKAKVLALQIRVDQISKQLESENPETRDTQNLPLVDENPDESKPGSQINSKKLEMLELEKREAIGEILKLDPSYKPPPGFKPLLKEDSVPLPVQEYPGYKFIGLIYGPEGDNQKRLEKETGTKIKVHGTKADTGEKGEIKPGTDIQCSYKEMHVNISADSFDKVDAAVSIIELLISSVTGNSAAGSTPSVSVSGDGTNVLNQNQDSLPSHAVSLSLENQTVFEPAADTQMPGQHFQYSGPWFSAVPTHTPLFASSGSVVPPNPPFLARTPHFPSQTMSASNLISTFGGQPAPVGGFHPIIPNQQVSMQAPLPTQILQHSQWTQTTPLGYVGPPRNLSVIPAQNLSAPTNVSLSFPVSLSQPTPIRQPQTPVSNQPLAPHSNMGPMAPPAVTPMGAVSLGPQPDVEFKPAQSNMSMMPRPGSIHPHHAGISPSLPLAQQSGIPNSASGVASHYTNVKPPLTSMPSNSGNFTFQGQRPNADYYQVVSRPNSQAITHVGTQEPLSGPWPPPFGLSVPDQPLQSFLRTQVSNWVDQSQGYVSAAPFGGRSGSVSIASRHPAFPYAGQPAPRSQVPQMGMRSFITAPQMPNLPSPGFQRGMHNRQSYSAQGTWPDIPMSQKFGNNPSLASGKPAYPADQIYDPFSPTSVAPPHQKGNPGK, encoded by the exons ATGTCCGGAGCTACATCTACAGCATCCAATAGTGGCCAAAAGCTATCTATATTTGCTGCCAAATCTGGATTTGTCATCCCCAAAAACAAACTATCAGGATCGTTGGTCCCTATTTTTCGAGGGGCTAAAAAAGACGGGGTCACCAGTGTCGTCAATGaagaaatttcaaaacaaattgaGAGGAAATCAAGATGGGGGCCTGATTTGACACAAGATGCATTTGTTAGGAAGGCAAAGGTTTTAGCTTTGCAG ATTCGAGTGGATCAAATTTCAAAGCAGTTGGAATCAGAAAATCCAGAGACAAGGGACACTCAGAACTTGCCATTGGTGGATGAAAACCCGGATGAAAGCAAGCCTGGCTCACAAATTAATAGCAAG AAGTTAGAAATGCTCGAACTTGAAAAGCGGGAAGCAATAG GTGAAATACTAAAACTAGATCCCAGTTACAAGCCTCCACCTGGTTTTAAACCGTTGTTAAAAGAAGATAGTGTTCCTTTGCCT GTCCAAGAATATCCCGGGTACAAATTTATCGGTCTAATATATGGGCCTGAAGGTGATAATCAAAAGCGATTAGAGAAG GAAACTGGTACCAAGATAAAAGTTCATGGAACCAAAGCAGACACAGGAGAGAAA GGTGAAATTAAACCAGGTACTGATATCCAGTGCAGTTACAAAGAGATGCATGTTAACATATCAGCTGATAGTTTTGATAAAGTGGATGCAGCAGTTTCCATCATTGAACTACTAATTTCTTCTGTAACT GGAAATTCAGCTGCTGGTTCCACTCCTTCTGTATCTGTTTCTGGGGACGGCACTAATGTTCTAAATCAAAACCAAGACAGCCTCCCTTCTCATGCAGTTTCTCTATCTCTGGAAAACCAGACTGTGTTTGAACCAGCAGCCGATACACAAATGCCTGGACAACACTTTCAATACTCTGGTCCATGGTTTTCGGCAGTTCCAACTCATACCCCTTTATTTGCTTCTTCTGGCAGTGTAGTTCCTCCAAATCCCCCATTTCTTGCTAGAACTCCCCATTTTCCATCACAAACAATGAGCGCTTCAAATTTGATTTCAACTTTTGGTGGTCAACCTGCACCTGTTGGTGGGTTCCACCCAATTATTCCAAATCAACAAGTTTCTATGCAAGCACCACTACCAACACAAATTTTACAGCATTCACAATGGACTCAAACAACTCCTTTGGGTTACGTTGGGCCACCAAGAAATCTTTCTGTAATACCTGCACAGAATTTGTCAGCACCAACAAATGTTTCACTTTCATTTCCAGTTTCTTTAAGCCAGCCAACTCCAATCAGACAGCCTCAAACACCAGTATCTAACCAGCCATTGGCCCCTCACAGCAATATGGGGCCAATGGCACCACCAGCGGTTACCCCTATGGGAGCTGTTTCTCTAGGTCCACAACCAGATGTTGAATTTAAGCCAGCCCAGTCAAATATGTCGATGATGCCACGACCTGGTAGTATTCATCCACATCATGCAG GAATATCTCCTTCACTTCCATTAGCTCAGCAATCAGGGATACCTAATTCTGCCTCTGGAGTTGCTTCTCATTACACCAACGTAAAACCACCACTGACCTCCATGCCCTCAAATTCTGGAAATTTTACTTTTCAAGGACAGCGGCCCAATGCAGACTACTATCAAGTGGTTTCCAGACCAAACAGTCAAGCTATTACTCATGTTGGTACACAAGAGCCACTGTCCGGTCCATGGCCACCACCATTTGGGCTTTCTGTGCCTGATCAGCCTCTTCAAAGCTTTCTAAGGACGCAAGTCTCCAACTGGGTGGATCAAAGTCAAGGTTATGTCTCTGCTGCTCCTTTTGGAGGAAGATCAGGTTCTGTCTCAATTGCATCCAGACACCCTGCATTTCCCTATGCTGGTCAACCTGCACCAAGATCTCAAGTCCCACAAATGGGTATGAGGAGCTTCATTACTGCCCCTCAAATGCCAAACTTGCCAAGTCCTGGATTCCAACGAGGTATGCACAATCGCCAAAGCTATTCTGCTCAGGGAACATGGCCAGATATTCCAATGTCTCAGAAGTTTGGCAACAATCCGTCCTTGGCTTCCGGTAAACCAGCATATCCTGCAGACCAAATTTATGATCCCTTTTCACCCACATCTGTTGCACCTCCACACCAGAAAGGTAATCCTGGAAAATGA
- the LOC101510936 gene encoding uncharacterized protein isoform X4, whose translation MSGATSTASNSGQKLSIFAAKSGFVIPKNKLSGSLVPIFRGAKKDGVTSVVNEEISKQIERKSRWGPDLTQDAFVRKAKVLALQIRVDQISKQLESENPETRDTQNLPLVDENPDESKPGSQINSKVQEYPGYKFIGLIYGPEGDNQKRLEKETGTKIKVHGTKADTGEKGEIKPGTDIQCSYKEMHVNISADSFDKVDAAVSIIELLISSVTGNSAAGSTPSVSVSGDGTNVLNQNQDSLPSHAVSLSLENQTVFEPAADTQMPGQHFQYSGPWFSAVPTHTPLFASSGSVVPPNPPFLARTPHFPSQTMSASNLISTFGGQPAPVGGFHPIIPNQQVSMQAPLPTQILQHSQWTQTTPLGYVGPPRNLSVIPAQNLSAPTNVSLSFPVSLSQPTPIRQPQTPVSNQPLAPHSNMGPMAPPAVTPMGAVSLGPQPDVEFKPAQSNMSMMPRPGSIHPHHAGMAPGPQSSLGPIPTPVHSTGNHLSGFVSFPSPGISPSLPLAQQSGIPNSASGVASHYTNVKPPLTSMPSNSGNFTFQGQRPNADYYQVVSRPNSQAITHVGTQEPLSGPWPPPFGLSVPDQPLQSFLRTQVSNWVDQSQGYVSAAPFGGRSGSVSIASRHPAFPYAGQPAPRSQVPQMGMRSFITAPQMPNLPSPGFQRGMHNRQSYSAQGTWPDIPMSQKFGNNPSLASGKPAYPADQIYDPFSPTSVAPPHQKGNPGK comes from the exons ATGTCCGGAGCTACATCTACAGCATCCAATAGTGGCCAAAAGCTATCTATATTTGCTGCCAAATCTGGATTTGTCATCCCCAAAAACAAACTATCAGGATCGTTGGTCCCTATTTTTCGAGGGGCTAAAAAAGACGGGGTCACCAGTGTCGTCAATGaagaaatttcaaaacaaattgaGAGGAAATCAAGATGGGGGCCTGATTTGACACAAGATGCATTTGTTAGGAAGGCAAAGGTTTTAGCTTTGCAG ATTCGAGTGGATCAAATTTCAAAGCAGTTGGAATCAGAAAATCCAGAGACAAGGGACACTCAGAACTTGCCATTGGTGGATGAAAACCCGGATGAAAGCAAGCCTGGCTCACAAATTAATAGCAAG GTCCAAGAATATCCCGGGTACAAATTTATCGGTCTAATATATGGGCCTGAAGGTGATAATCAAAAGCGATTAGAGAAG GAAACTGGTACCAAGATAAAAGTTCATGGAACCAAAGCAGACACAGGAGAGAAA GGTGAAATTAAACCAGGTACTGATATCCAGTGCAGTTACAAAGAGATGCATGTTAACATATCAGCTGATAGTTTTGATAAAGTGGATGCAGCAGTTTCCATCATTGAACTACTAATTTCTTCTGTAACT GGAAATTCAGCTGCTGGTTCCACTCCTTCTGTATCTGTTTCTGGGGACGGCACTAATGTTCTAAATCAAAACCAAGACAGCCTCCCTTCTCATGCAGTTTCTCTATCTCTGGAAAACCAGACTGTGTTTGAACCAGCAGCCGATACACAAATGCCTGGACAACACTTTCAATACTCTGGTCCATGGTTTTCGGCAGTTCCAACTCATACCCCTTTATTTGCTTCTTCTGGCAGTGTAGTTCCTCCAAATCCCCCATTTCTTGCTAGAACTCCCCATTTTCCATCACAAACAATGAGCGCTTCAAATTTGATTTCAACTTTTGGTGGTCAACCTGCACCTGTTGGTGGGTTCCACCCAATTATTCCAAATCAACAAGTTTCTATGCAAGCACCACTACCAACACAAATTTTACAGCATTCACAATGGACTCAAACAACTCCTTTGGGTTACGTTGGGCCACCAAGAAATCTTTCTGTAATACCTGCACAGAATTTGTCAGCACCAACAAATGTTTCACTTTCATTTCCAGTTTCTTTAAGCCAGCCAACTCCAATCAGACAGCCTCAAACACCAGTATCTAACCAGCCATTGGCCCCTCACAGCAATATGGGGCCAATGGCACCACCAGCGGTTACCCCTATGGGAGCTGTTTCTCTAGGTCCACAACCAGATGTTGAATTTAAGCCAGCCCAGTCAAATATGTCGATGATGCCACGACCTGGTAGTATTCATCCACATCATGCAGGTATGGCTCCTGGACCACAATCATCTTTGGGACCAATACCAACACCTGTTCATTCAACTGGAAACCATTTATCAGGATTTGTTTCATTTCCTTCGCCAGGAATATCTCCTTCACTTCCATTAGCTCAGCAATCAGGGATACCTAATTCTGCCTCTGGAGTTGCTTCTCATTACACCAACGTAAAACCACCACTGACCTCCATGCCCTCAAATTCTGGAAATTTTACTTTTCAAGGACAGCGGCCCAATGCAGACTACTATCAAGTGGTTTCCAGACCAAACAGTCAAGCTATTACTCATGTTGGTACACAAGAGCCACTGTCCGGTCCATGGCCACCACCATTTGGGCTTTCTGTGCCTGATCAGCCTCTTCAAAGCTTTCTAAGGACGCAAGTCTCCAACTGGGTGGATCAAAGTCAAGGTTATGTCTCTGCTGCTCCTTTTGGAGGAAGATCAGGTTCTGTCTCAATTGCATCCAGACACCCTGCATTTCCCTATGCTGGTCAACCTGCACCAAGATCTCAAGTCCCACAAATGGGTATGAGGAGCTTCATTACTGCCCCTCAAATGCCAAACTTGCCAAGTCCTGGATTCCAACGAGGTATGCACAATCGCCAAAGCTATTCTGCTCAGGGAACATGGCCAGATATTCCAATGTCTCAGAAGTTTGGCAACAATCCGTCCTTGGCTTCCGGTAAACCAGCATATCCTGCAGACCAAATTTATGATCCCTTTTCACCCACATCTGTTGCACCTCCACACCAGAAAGGTAATCCTGGAAAATGA
- the LOC101510936 gene encoding uncharacterized protein isoform X2, translated as MSGATSTASNSGQKLSIFAAKSGFVIPKNKLSGSLVPIFRGAKKDGVTSVVNEEISKQIERKSRWGPDLTQDAFVRKAKVLALQIRVDQISKQLESENPETRDTQNLPLVDENPDESKPGSQINSKLEMLELEKREAIGEILKLDPSYKPPPGFKPLLKEDSVPLPVQEYPGYKFIGLIYGPEGDNQKRLEKETGTKIKVHGTKADTGEKGEIKPGTDIQCSYKEMHVNISADSFDKVDAAVSIIELLISSVTGNSAAGSTPSVSVSGDGTNVLNQNQDSLPSHAVSLSLENQTVFEPAADTQMPGQHFQYSGPWFSAVPTHTPLFASSGSVVPPNPPFLARTPHFPSQTMSASNLISTFGGQPAPVGGFHPIIPNQQVSMQAPLPTQILQHSQWTQTTPLGYVGPPRNLSVIPAQNLSAPTNVSLSFPVSLSQPTPIRQPQTPVSNQPLAPHSNMGPMAPPAVTPMGAVSLGPQPDVEFKPAQSNMSMMPRPGSIHPHHAGMAPGPQSSLGPIPTPVHSTGNHLSGFVSFPSPGISPSLPLAQQSGIPNSASGVASHYTNVKPPLTSMPSNSGNFTFQGQRPNADYYQVVSRPNSQAITHVGTQEPLSGPWPPPFGLSVPDQPLQSFLRTQVSNWVDQSQGYVSAAPFGGRSGSVSIASRHPAFPYAGQPAPRSQVPQMGMRSFITAPQMPNLPSPGFQRGMHNRQSYSAQGTWPDIPMSQKFGNNPSLASGKPAYPADQIYDPFSPTSVAPPHQKGNPGK; from the exons ATGTCCGGAGCTACATCTACAGCATCCAATAGTGGCCAAAAGCTATCTATATTTGCTGCCAAATCTGGATTTGTCATCCCCAAAAACAAACTATCAGGATCGTTGGTCCCTATTTTTCGAGGGGCTAAAAAAGACGGGGTCACCAGTGTCGTCAATGaagaaatttcaaaacaaattgaGAGGAAATCAAGATGGGGGCCTGATTTGACACAAGATGCATTTGTTAGGAAGGCAAAGGTTTTAGCTTTGCAG ATTCGAGTGGATCAAATTTCAAAGCAGTTGGAATCAGAAAATCCAGAGACAAGGGACACTCAGAACTTGCCATTGGTGGATGAAAACCCGGATGAAAGCAAGCCTGGCTCACAAATTAATAGCAAG TTAGAAATGCTCGAACTTGAAAAGCGGGAAGCAATAG GTGAAATACTAAAACTAGATCCCAGTTACAAGCCTCCACCTGGTTTTAAACCGTTGTTAAAAGAAGATAGTGTTCCTTTGCCT GTCCAAGAATATCCCGGGTACAAATTTATCGGTCTAATATATGGGCCTGAAGGTGATAATCAAAAGCGATTAGAGAAG GAAACTGGTACCAAGATAAAAGTTCATGGAACCAAAGCAGACACAGGAGAGAAA GGTGAAATTAAACCAGGTACTGATATCCAGTGCAGTTACAAAGAGATGCATGTTAACATATCAGCTGATAGTTTTGATAAAGTGGATGCAGCAGTTTCCATCATTGAACTACTAATTTCTTCTGTAACT GGAAATTCAGCTGCTGGTTCCACTCCTTCTGTATCTGTTTCTGGGGACGGCACTAATGTTCTAAATCAAAACCAAGACAGCCTCCCTTCTCATGCAGTTTCTCTATCTCTGGAAAACCAGACTGTGTTTGAACCAGCAGCCGATACACAAATGCCTGGACAACACTTTCAATACTCTGGTCCATGGTTTTCGGCAGTTCCAACTCATACCCCTTTATTTGCTTCTTCTGGCAGTGTAGTTCCTCCAAATCCCCCATTTCTTGCTAGAACTCCCCATTTTCCATCACAAACAATGAGCGCTTCAAATTTGATTTCAACTTTTGGTGGTCAACCTGCACCTGTTGGTGGGTTCCACCCAATTATTCCAAATCAACAAGTTTCTATGCAAGCACCACTACCAACACAAATTTTACAGCATTCACAATGGACTCAAACAACTCCTTTGGGTTACGTTGGGCCACCAAGAAATCTTTCTGTAATACCTGCACAGAATTTGTCAGCACCAACAAATGTTTCACTTTCATTTCCAGTTTCTTTAAGCCAGCCAACTCCAATCAGACAGCCTCAAACACCAGTATCTAACCAGCCATTGGCCCCTCACAGCAATATGGGGCCAATGGCACCACCAGCGGTTACCCCTATGGGAGCTGTTTCTCTAGGTCCACAACCAGATGTTGAATTTAAGCCAGCCCAGTCAAATATGTCGATGATGCCACGACCTGGTAGTATTCATCCACATCATGCAGGTATGGCTCCTGGACCACAATCATCTTTGGGACCAATACCAACACCTGTTCATTCAACTGGAAACCATTTATCAGGATTTGTTTCATTTCCTTCGCCAGGAATATCTCCTTCACTTCCATTAGCTCAGCAATCAGGGATACCTAATTCTGCCTCTGGAGTTGCTTCTCATTACACCAACGTAAAACCACCACTGACCTCCATGCCCTCAAATTCTGGAAATTTTACTTTTCAAGGACAGCGGCCCAATGCAGACTACTATCAAGTGGTTTCCAGACCAAACAGTCAAGCTATTACTCATGTTGGTACACAAGAGCCACTGTCCGGTCCATGGCCACCACCATTTGGGCTTTCTGTGCCTGATCAGCCTCTTCAAAGCTTTCTAAGGACGCAAGTCTCCAACTGGGTGGATCAAAGTCAAGGTTATGTCTCTGCTGCTCCTTTTGGAGGAAGATCAGGTTCTGTCTCAATTGCATCCAGACACCCTGCATTTCCCTATGCTGGTCAACCTGCACCAAGATCTCAAGTCCCACAAATGGGTATGAGGAGCTTCATTACTGCCCCTCAAATGCCAAACTTGCCAAGTCCTGGATTCCAACGAGGTATGCACAATCGCCAAAGCTATTCTGCTCAGGGAACATGGCCAGATATTCCAATGTCTCAGAAGTTTGGCAACAATCCGTCCTTGGCTTCCGGTAAACCAGCATATCCTGCAGACCAAATTTATGATCCCTTTTCACCCACATCTGTTGCACCTCCACACCAGAAAGGTAATCCTGGAAAATGA
- the LOC101510936 gene encoding uncharacterized protein isoform X1 translates to MSGATSTASNSGQKLSIFAAKSGFVIPKNKLSGSLVPIFRGAKKDGVTSVVNEEISKQIERKSRWGPDLTQDAFVRKAKVLALQIRVDQISKQLESENPETRDTQNLPLVDENPDESKPGSQINSKKLEMLELEKREAIGEILKLDPSYKPPPGFKPLLKEDSVPLPVQEYPGYKFIGLIYGPEGDNQKRLEKETGTKIKVHGTKADTGEKGEIKPGTDIQCSYKEMHVNISADSFDKVDAAVSIIELLISSVTGNSAAGSTPSVSVSGDGTNVLNQNQDSLPSHAVSLSLENQTVFEPAADTQMPGQHFQYSGPWFSAVPTHTPLFASSGSVVPPNPPFLARTPHFPSQTMSASNLISTFGGQPAPVGGFHPIIPNQQVSMQAPLPTQILQHSQWTQTTPLGYVGPPRNLSVIPAQNLSAPTNVSLSFPVSLSQPTPIRQPQTPVSNQPLAPHSNMGPMAPPAVTPMGAVSLGPQPDVEFKPAQSNMSMMPRPGSIHPHHAGMAPGPQSSLGPIPTPVHSTGNHLSGFVSFPSPGISPSLPLAQQSGIPNSASGVASHYTNVKPPLTSMPSNSGNFTFQGQRPNADYYQVVSRPNSQAITHVGTQEPLSGPWPPPFGLSVPDQPLQSFLRTQVSNWVDQSQGYVSAAPFGGRSGSVSIASRHPAFPYAGQPAPRSQVPQMGMRSFITAPQMPNLPSPGFQRGMHNRQSYSAQGTWPDIPMSQKFGNNPSLASGKPAYPADQIYDPFSPTSVAPPHQKGNPGK, encoded by the exons ATGTCCGGAGCTACATCTACAGCATCCAATAGTGGCCAAAAGCTATCTATATTTGCTGCCAAATCTGGATTTGTCATCCCCAAAAACAAACTATCAGGATCGTTGGTCCCTATTTTTCGAGGGGCTAAAAAAGACGGGGTCACCAGTGTCGTCAATGaagaaatttcaaaacaaattgaGAGGAAATCAAGATGGGGGCCTGATTTGACACAAGATGCATTTGTTAGGAAGGCAAAGGTTTTAGCTTTGCAG ATTCGAGTGGATCAAATTTCAAAGCAGTTGGAATCAGAAAATCCAGAGACAAGGGACACTCAGAACTTGCCATTGGTGGATGAAAACCCGGATGAAAGCAAGCCTGGCTCACAAATTAATAGCAAG AAGTTAGAAATGCTCGAACTTGAAAAGCGGGAAGCAATAG GTGAAATACTAAAACTAGATCCCAGTTACAAGCCTCCACCTGGTTTTAAACCGTTGTTAAAAGAAGATAGTGTTCCTTTGCCT GTCCAAGAATATCCCGGGTACAAATTTATCGGTCTAATATATGGGCCTGAAGGTGATAATCAAAAGCGATTAGAGAAG GAAACTGGTACCAAGATAAAAGTTCATGGAACCAAAGCAGACACAGGAGAGAAA GGTGAAATTAAACCAGGTACTGATATCCAGTGCAGTTACAAAGAGATGCATGTTAACATATCAGCTGATAGTTTTGATAAAGTGGATGCAGCAGTTTCCATCATTGAACTACTAATTTCTTCTGTAACT GGAAATTCAGCTGCTGGTTCCACTCCTTCTGTATCTGTTTCTGGGGACGGCACTAATGTTCTAAATCAAAACCAAGACAGCCTCCCTTCTCATGCAGTTTCTCTATCTCTGGAAAACCAGACTGTGTTTGAACCAGCAGCCGATACACAAATGCCTGGACAACACTTTCAATACTCTGGTCCATGGTTTTCGGCAGTTCCAACTCATACCCCTTTATTTGCTTCTTCTGGCAGTGTAGTTCCTCCAAATCCCCCATTTCTTGCTAGAACTCCCCATTTTCCATCACAAACAATGAGCGCTTCAAATTTGATTTCAACTTTTGGTGGTCAACCTGCACCTGTTGGTGGGTTCCACCCAATTATTCCAAATCAACAAGTTTCTATGCAAGCACCACTACCAACACAAATTTTACAGCATTCACAATGGACTCAAACAACTCCTTTGGGTTACGTTGGGCCACCAAGAAATCTTTCTGTAATACCTGCACAGAATTTGTCAGCACCAACAAATGTTTCACTTTCATTTCCAGTTTCTTTAAGCCAGCCAACTCCAATCAGACAGCCTCAAACACCAGTATCTAACCAGCCATTGGCCCCTCACAGCAATATGGGGCCAATGGCACCACCAGCGGTTACCCCTATGGGAGCTGTTTCTCTAGGTCCACAACCAGATGTTGAATTTAAGCCAGCCCAGTCAAATATGTCGATGATGCCACGACCTGGTAGTATTCATCCACATCATGCAGGTATGGCTCCTGGACCACAATCATCTTTGGGACCAATACCAACACCTGTTCATTCAACTGGAAACCATTTATCAGGATTTGTTTCATTTCCTTCGCCAGGAATATCTCCTTCACTTCCATTAGCTCAGCAATCAGGGATACCTAATTCTGCCTCTGGAGTTGCTTCTCATTACACCAACGTAAAACCACCACTGACCTCCATGCCCTCAAATTCTGGAAATTTTACTTTTCAAGGACAGCGGCCCAATGCAGACTACTATCAAGTGGTTTCCAGACCAAACAGTCAAGCTATTACTCATGTTGGTACACAAGAGCCACTGTCCGGTCCATGGCCACCACCATTTGGGCTTTCTGTGCCTGATCAGCCTCTTCAAAGCTTTCTAAGGACGCAAGTCTCCAACTGGGTGGATCAAAGTCAAGGTTATGTCTCTGCTGCTCCTTTTGGAGGAAGATCAGGTTCTGTCTCAATTGCATCCAGACACCCTGCATTTCCCTATGCTGGTCAACCTGCACCAAGATCTCAAGTCCCACAAATGGGTATGAGGAGCTTCATTACTGCCCCTCAAATGCCAAACTTGCCAAGTCCTGGATTCCAACGAGGTATGCACAATCGCCAAAGCTATTCTGCTCAGGGAACATGGCCAGATATTCCAATGTCTCAGAAGTTTGGCAACAATCCGTCCTTGGCTTCCGGTAAACCAGCATATCCTGCAGACCAAATTTATGATCCCTTTTCACCCACATCTGTTGCACCTCCACACCAGAAAGGTAATCCTGGAAAATGA
- the LOC101510936 gene encoding uncharacterized protein isoform X5, producing MLELEKREAIGEILKLDPSYKPPPGFKPLLKEDSVPLPVQEYPGYKFIGLIYGPEGDNQKRLEKETGTKIKVHGTKADTGEKGEIKPGTDIQCSYKEMHVNISADSFDKVDAAVSIIELLISSVTGNSAAGSTPSVSVSGDGTNVLNQNQDSLPSHAVSLSLENQTVFEPAADTQMPGQHFQYSGPWFSAVPTHTPLFASSGSVVPPNPPFLARTPHFPSQTMSASNLISTFGGQPAPVGGFHPIIPNQQVSMQAPLPTQILQHSQWTQTTPLGYVGPPRNLSVIPAQNLSAPTNVSLSFPVSLSQPTPIRQPQTPVSNQPLAPHSNMGPMAPPAVTPMGAVSLGPQPDVEFKPAQSNMSMMPRPGSIHPHHAGMAPGPQSSLGPIPTPVHSTGNHLSGFVSFPSPGISPSLPLAQQSGIPNSASGVASHYTNVKPPLTSMPSNSGNFTFQGQRPNADYYQVVSRPNSQAITHVGTQEPLSGPWPPPFGLSVPDQPLQSFLRTQVSNWVDQSQGYVSAAPFGGRSGSVSIASRHPAFPYAGQPAPRSQVPQMGMRSFITAPQMPNLPSPGFQRGMHNRQSYSAQGTWPDIPMSQKFGNNPSLASGKPAYPADQIYDPFSPTSVAPPHQKGNPGK from the exons ATGCTCGAACTTGAAAAGCGGGAAGCAATAG GTGAAATACTAAAACTAGATCCCAGTTACAAGCCTCCACCTGGTTTTAAACCGTTGTTAAAAGAAGATAGTGTTCCTTTGCCT GTCCAAGAATATCCCGGGTACAAATTTATCGGTCTAATATATGGGCCTGAAGGTGATAATCAAAAGCGATTAGAGAAG GAAACTGGTACCAAGATAAAAGTTCATGGAACCAAAGCAGACACAGGAGAGAAA GGTGAAATTAAACCAGGTACTGATATCCAGTGCAGTTACAAAGAGATGCATGTTAACATATCAGCTGATAGTTTTGATAAAGTGGATGCAGCAGTTTCCATCATTGAACTACTAATTTCTTCTGTAACT GGAAATTCAGCTGCTGGTTCCACTCCTTCTGTATCTGTTTCTGGGGACGGCACTAATGTTCTAAATCAAAACCAAGACAGCCTCCCTTCTCATGCAGTTTCTCTATCTCTGGAAAACCAGACTGTGTTTGAACCAGCAGCCGATACACAAATGCCTGGACAACACTTTCAATACTCTGGTCCATGGTTTTCGGCAGTTCCAACTCATACCCCTTTATTTGCTTCTTCTGGCAGTGTAGTTCCTCCAAATCCCCCATTTCTTGCTAGAACTCCCCATTTTCCATCACAAACAATGAGCGCTTCAAATTTGATTTCAACTTTTGGTGGTCAACCTGCACCTGTTGGTGGGTTCCACCCAATTATTCCAAATCAACAAGTTTCTATGCAAGCACCACTACCAACACAAATTTTACAGCATTCACAATGGACTCAAACAACTCCTTTGGGTTACGTTGGGCCACCAAGAAATCTTTCTGTAATACCTGCACAGAATTTGTCAGCACCAACAAATGTTTCACTTTCATTTCCAGTTTCTTTAAGCCAGCCAACTCCAATCAGACAGCCTCAAACACCAGTATCTAACCAGCCATTGGCCCCTCACAGCAATATGGGGCCAATGGCACCACCAGCGGTTACCCCTATGGGAGCTGTTTCTCTAGGTCCACAACCAGATGTTGAATTTAAGCCAGCCCAGTCAAATATGTCGATGATGCCACGACCTGGTAGTATTCATCCACATCATGCAGGTATGGCTCCTGGACCACAATCATCTTTGGGACCAATACCAACACCTGTTCATTCAACTGGAAACCATTTATCAGGATTTGTTTCATTTCCTTCGCCAGGAATATCTCCTTCACTTCCATTAGCTCAGCAATCAGGGATACCTAATTCTGCCTCTGGAGTTGCTTCTCATTACACCAACGTAAAACCACCACTGACCTCCATGCCCTCAAATTCTGGAAATTTTACTTTTCAAGGACAGCGGCCCAATGCAGACTACTATCAAGTGGTTTCCAGACCAAACAGTCAAGCTATTACTCATGTTGGTACACAAGAGCCACTGTCCGGTCCATGGCCACCACCATTTGGGCTTTCTGTGCCTGATCAGCCTCTTCAAAGCTTTCTAAGGACGCAAGTCTCCAACTGGGTGGATCAAAGTCAAGGTTATGTCTCTGCTGCTCCTTTTGGAGGAAGATCAGGTTCTGTCTCAATTGCATCCAGACACCCTGCATTTCCCTATGCTGGTCAACCTGCACCAAGATCTCAAGTCCCACAAATGGGTATGAGGAGCTTCATTACTGCCCCTCAAATGCCAAACTTGCCAAGTCCTGGATTCCAACGAGGTATGCACAATCGCCAAAGCTATTCTGCTCAGGGAACATGGCCAGATATTCCAATGTCTCAGAAGTTTGGCAACAATCCGTCCTTGGCTTCCGGTAAACCAGCATATCCTGCAGACCAAATTTATGATCCCTTTTCACCCACATCTGTTGCACCTCCACACCAGAAAGGTAATCCTGGAAAATGA